CGCGGCTCTGGCTGGAGGAGTACGCGAAGCGGTTCGCGACGGTCGAGATCAACAACGCCTTCTACCGGCTGCCGACGCGGGAGAACTTCGAGGCCTGGCGGGAGCGCGTCCCGCCGGACTTCGTGGTCGGGGTCAAGGCGAGCCGCTATCTCACCCACATCAAGCGGCTGCGGGACCCCGAGGAACCGGTGCACCGCCTGATGACCCACGCGGCCGGCCTCGGCGACCGCCTGGGCCCGGTCCTCCTCCAGCTGCCGCCCACCCTCCGCGCCGACCCCGGTCTCCTTGACGCCTGCCTCGCCTGCTTCCCGCGCGGCACCCGCGTCGCCGTCGAACCGCGCCACCACTCCTGGTGGACCGAGTCGATCCGCCAGGTCCTCGAATCCCGGGGCGCGGCCCTGTGCTGGGCCGACATCCAGGCCCGCCCGATGACCCCCCTGTGGCGCACCACCGACTGGGGCTACATCCGCTTCCACCAAGGCCGGGCCCAGCCCTGGCCCCGCTACGGCCGCCAGTCCCTGACCACCTGGGTCCACCGCATCACCGACACCTGGACCGACGGCCACGACGTCTATGCCTACTTCAACAACGACCCGGGCGGAGCGGCGGTGGAGGACGCGGTGCTGTTCGCGGGGGTGGCGAGGAAGGCGGGGCTGAGGGTGACGCGGGTACCGGAGCAGGTGCCGACGACGTGACCGTCTGTCCTCTCAGCCCTTGCTGTATGCAGCCCGCACCGCATCCCGGACGGCGGCAAGTGCTTCCTCTTCGCCGAGCCCCAGCCGCCGCACACGCTCCACGTACGCCTGAGCGGCCGACGCGGCCTCCCGTTCAGCGGCGGAGCCCGCGGCAGCCACGAACGTCCCGTTCCGCCCCCGCGTCTCGATCACCCCGTCCGCCTCCAGCGCCCGATACGCCTTGGCGACCGTGTTCGCGGCCAGGCCGAGCGACTCGGCGAGCCCCCGCACCGTCGGCAGCCGGTACCCCACGGGCAGCACCCCCGCCCGCGCCTGCTCGGAGATCTGCGCACGCACCTGCTCGTACGGCGGGGCACTGTCATCGATGTGGATCTTCAAGGTCACGGGCCGATTGTCCCGCACCGCAGGAAAATGAGAGGCATCCCGGCGCACGGTCCACGTAGCGTGCGCGCATATGACAGTCACCGTGCGCGAGCTGCGCCCCGAAATCCGGGCCGACGTCGAGGGCTTCGCCCACGTCCGCCACCTGGCACTCCCCTTTTATCTCGTCACCCCGGACTCCATCGCCTACGACGTCAATCACGCCCACCCCGACGCGCACTACAGCCCCCTGGTCGCGGTAGAGGACGGCGAGGTCATCGGCACAGCGCAGGTCGGCATGGTCTACGACAGCCCGGACCCCGGCCAGGGCTACGTCAATGTGTACGTGCGCCCGGACCGGACCCGTCGCGGCGCCGGTGCCCTGCTGGTCCGTGCCGCCGAGGAACACCTGGCCGCGCAGGGCGCCACAGCCCTCTTCGCGTGGGTCCTCGACGAGCCCGGCAACCACGCCTTCGCCGAGCGACACGGCTATCGGGCGAGCCGCTCCGCGCACTTCCTCCGCCTGGACCTGGTGGACGGTTCCCTCCCTCCGCTGCAGGACCTCCCACCGGGCGTCGAACTGCGGCCGGCCGCCGACTTCGCGGACGATCCGCGCCCGCTGTTCACGCTGGACGCGGAGACGACGTCGGACGAACCGAGCGACGTCGACTACGAGTTCACGGACTACGAGGCCTGGCTGGAGAGCACCTGGCGGCATCCCCTGTTCAGCCCCGAGCTGACCTCGGTGGCACTCGTCGACGGCCGCCCCGCCGCCTTCAGCGCGGCCCGCACGGACGGTGGCACCCGCTACGGCACCGTGATGACCGGCACCGCCCGCGCCTTCCGCGGCCGGGGCCTCGCCAAGCTCGCCAAGAACGACTCCCTGCACCGCGCCCGCGCCGCCGGATTCACGGAGGCGTTCACGGGCAACGACGCAGGGAACGGCCCGATGCTCGCGATCAACAAGTGGTTCGGGTACGAGATCTGCGCGACGGAGGTGCGCTATGTCCGCGAACTCGGCTGACTCGAAGACCTTTGTAGATGTCGTCCTGGTCAAGGCGGGCCGCACGAAGATCCGTTACCCGGCGCAGCTGCTCGGCGACGACGGCACCCGGATCACGGTGCGCGCCCCCTGGGCAGGCGACACCACCCGTGACTTCGGCTTCGTACGCTTCGAGTCCGGTGACGTCTTCACCGAGTACTACTGGCGCGACCGCTGGTACTCGGTGAAGGAGGTCCGCGACGCCCGAGGCGAGCTGAAGGGCTGGTACTGCGACATCACGCGCCCGGCCGTGCTCTCCGGCGCCGAGCTGGTCGTGGAGGACCTGGACCTCGACCTCTGGCGATCGGCCGACAGCACGGACGTACGACGTCTGGACGAGGACGAGTTCGCCGAGAGCGGGCTGGAGCGGCGGGATCCCGAGGCCGCGGCCTCGGCGATGGCCGCCCTGGACGAGCTGGAGGCCCTGGCGCTCACGGGCGACTTCGAAGCGCTGCTGGCCTGAGGATCACAGCCGGACCACCACCGCATACCGCTCGTCCTCCACCGCCCTCCCCCACAGCCGGGGCTGGTCCGACAGCCGTTCCACGCGCGTTTCTCCAGCGAGCGGCGCGAGCAGCTCGGTGAGCCGGTCGGCGGGTATGCCGACCGGGCTGACCGTGCCCCACACGCCCTCGACCAGCACGAGGCGCCCTCCCCCACTGCCGAAAGCGTGGGAGGTACCCCCAGGGCGCAGCAGGTCTCGCCAGTGCCGCAGGGCGCGGCCGGGGTCGGGCAGGGCCCACAGGACATGGCGTACGAGCACGGTGTCGAACCGGTCCTCGCCCACCGGTGGCGCCGCCGCGTCACCGACGAGGAACACGGCGTCACGGCCGGCGAGCTTCGCTCTCGCCAGCGCGACCATGGCCGGGGACAGATCGACGCCGGTGACGCGGTGCCCCTGCTCGGCCGCGAGGAGCGACAGGCTGCCGGTACCGCAGCCGAGGTCGAGGACGTCGCCCGGCCGCGGGGGCAGCCAGGCGCGCAGCCGGTCGGCCCAGGCCAGGCGCACGTCGGGGTCGCGCAGGCCGTGGTCGGGCTCGTCGTCGAAGGTGAGGGCCGCCGCGTCCCAGTCCGCGACCGCTCCGGCGTGCGTGTTCTCGTCATCACTCATGCTCACAGCGTGACAGCCACCACTGACACTCGAGTCCTGGTCGAGGCTCGCTCGAATGAAGGTCGAAATCGTGATGACCGCCACTGACAGCCGGGCGCCGATGAGGAACCCTCGCCGAAAGGGTCTACCTCCGTGACAACGCGGAACCCGGTAGCCCTGAAGGAGGCAGCCATGCGCCGAGTCACCGTGCAGAAGCCCCTGAAGAAGACGGACGTCCGCCGGCTCCGTGAGCAGGCCGACGAGCGCCCCGCCGAGCGTTCCGAGGTCCGAAAGGACATCGCGCGCACATGGTGGCCGGACGGCTGACCGGGCGGGTGAGGTCAAGACGCGTCAGTGCAGCCGCTTGCTGTAGTGGATGCGGTCGTACGGCCCGTCCGCGCGATGCTCGATGACCTCGTAGCCGTATTTCGGGTAGATCTTCTGGTTCTCCCACATCATCACGTTCGTGTAGAGCCTGACCTCGGGCAGGCCGAGCGCACGCGCGCGTGCGTCCACGAACTCCAGCAGCCGTCGCCCGACGCCCTTGCCATGGGCGTCGGGGTGGACGGCGATGCTGTCGAGGAACAGATGGTCCTCGTGCGTCTCGATCACGACCAGGCCGATCACCGGATCGCCCGTGACGAACACCTTCCCCGCGGCCACGTTCGCCGCGTGGTCCGCCTCCATGGGCACCGGCACCACCCCGATGCGCTCGATATAGGGGCGGTACGCCGCGTCGGTGACGCTCTTCACAGCCGGTACGTCGGCGACCGCGGCGGGCCGGATCTCGTCGTCTGTCATGTCTCGAACCGTAGCTACCTGATCCCAGTCTGAGCACTCCCTTAAAGCAACCATAAGGATCTCCCTCCCCCGCCTCCAGCAGGCGATTTCACGGTCGTCCGGGGCTAGCTTGCTGATCCCCCCCCCACGGGTTCCGGCCCATCGATCCAGTGACCGTTCCGAGGAGTTCCGTCATGCCCGTACGCCGCAAGGTCGCCGCCGTCGCAGCCGTCGGCATCGCCCCGCTCGCCCTGACCGCGCTGGCCGCGCTGGCCGCCGCGCCCGCGTCCGCGCACGGCTCGATGGGCGACCCGGTCAGCCGGGCTGGGAGCAGTTCCTAGATGGGTCGGTCACGGTTGGGCATTTTCGGGCAGGTCAGGGTGGCCTGCGGTGCGAGGCCTGGCGGGTGATCATCTTTGGGCATTCCCGTACGGAATCGATCAGTTGTCTGCCAATCGCAGACACGTACGCCGTAGGGGTGAGATGTGGCGTTAGCTTCGGCTCGTCGAGATCGTCACGGATGGGGCGGGGGTGTGTGGCGTGGGAAAGCGGGCGCGTGGCGGGAAGAGGTGTGAGCTGCGCCCCTACCGTGCGCTGGTGGCCCCGTTCGTGGTCGCCCCGCCGTCCGGCTGCCGGATCCGGACCCGGCTGCACCTCTCGCCGACGGACGCGGTGGTGCTGCGGGCGGTTGGCGAGCATCTGGGGGCGCTGGCCGGGGCGGACCTGGCGGCCCGGGTGCGGATGGGGAACGTACCGGCGGCGAACACCCGGCGGGCGGAGCGCAAGAAGGCCCTGACCTCGCAGTCGTCGTCGCGGTGGGCGGGTGCGATCACCCGCACCTCCGAGGACCAGTACCAGCTGGGCAGGCGGGCGTTGAACGCCCGGATCGGGTCCCTGCGCCGGGCGATCAGTGCGATCGAGGCCCGTCTCGCTGTCCCGCCCGGGACCAGCGTCCGCCGGGGACGAAAGACGGTGCGCGGCTACGCCGACCATGCGGAGCGGCGGGCCAAGCAGCAGCGCCTGCAGATCCTGAAAGGCGATCTACGCCAAGCGGTGCGGGAGCGGGATCGCGGCCGGGTGCGGGTCACCCGGGGCGGGCGCAGGCTGCTGAATTCCCGCCACCACCTCTACGACAACGCGCCCGGACCCAAGCCGCTGTCCGAGGCCGCATGGCAAGCAGAGCTGGGCGGTTGGGATGAGGAATGGTCGGCGCGGTGGATGTTCCTGACCGCGGACGGGGAGGCGGGGGCGCCGTTCGGGAACTACACCATCAGCATCAACCCCACCGACGGCGCCATCGCCCTCGTCCTGCCCGAACCCCTGCGCCAGAAGTACGCCAATGCCCCGCGCGGCCGGTATCTCCTGGACGCGGCGGCACTCTTCACCCACCGGGGCGAGCAGTGGGCCGACCGGATCACCTCGGGCGCCCCGGTACGCTACGACATCACCTACGACCCCGGACGCGGACGCTGGTATCTCGACGCCTCCTGGTCCACGGTGAAGAAGGGCCAGCCGGTTCCCATCCCCACCTTGGACACTCTGCGCGAGCACCGGGTACTGGCGGTCGACGTCAACGCCGGCCACCTCGCCGCCTGGATCCTCGACCCGCACGGCAACCCCGTCGGCACGCCCCGCACCGTCCCCCTGGAACTGGCGGGCCTTCCCGCCCCGACACGGGATGCCCGGCTCCGCGAGGCCGTTTCCCAGCTCATCCACCTCGCCCAGCTCCACGCCTGCGCGGCCCTGGTGATCGAGGACCTGGACTTCGCCGACGCCCGCACCACCGGCCGGGAGAAACTGGGCCGGGGCAGGCGCGGTAAGACCTTCCGCCGCACGGTGGCCGGGATCCCGACCGCGAAGTTCCGCGACCGGCTCACCGGCATGGCCCACCACGCCGGACTGTCCGTGATCGCGGTGGACCCGGCATACACCAGCAAGTGGGGCGCCCAGCACTGGCTGAACCCCCTGAAAGAACAGACTTCCACCAGCACGACCACCACCGTCACGGGGCATCATGCAGCCGCGGTGGTCGTCGGCAGACGCGGTCTGGGCTGCACGGCCCGGCGCAGGAAAGACGGACCCCGCCAAACCCCCGCCACCCACGCCGTAGGGCGTGTTGAGGTGGGGGCCGTGCGACCGGAGGATCGCACCGGGCCAGCCGTCCCCGCAGCGCCGAGTCACCGCAGCCCAGGCCGTATGGAGCGGACGGCTCCGGTCAGGACGACGCGCGGCACCACACCCGGGGTGCGTCAGACGCGAACACGCCCACCCGGAAAGCACCCGCCCCACGGCCCCACCACCGTTCGGGGGCCCAGCATCCACGACCAGCAACTCGAGCTGTTCGGAATGCCCGAAACGGCCGAAACCGGCCAATCAACTTAGGAACGGTTGTTCAGGTCCAGGTCGTCCCAGGCCAGCGGCTGTGCCGGGTCGTAACCGGCCTTGGTGATGTACAGCTTGAAGGTGCCCTTGTGCGGGTCCATGACACGGCACTTGACCCGGTGGCGACGGTCACCGACCCGGCCGCCTCGGGCGGCTACTACACGTTCTCCGGCCGCCTGCCCGAGCGCTCTGGCAAGCATGCTGTACGCGGTCTGGCAGCGTTCGGACAGCCCGGAGGCGTTCTACTCCTGCTCGGACGTCACCTTCGGCGGCAGCAGCGCGACGACCGTTGGCTCCTCCGCGACCCCGTCCGCGCCCTCCGAGGAGCAGATCGAGGATGGTGCCGACAAGTCGACCGTCGAACACCACGGTCACGGCGACGACGACGCGAGTACGTCCGCGGAGCCGACCACCGCGGCTCAGACCGAGGCGGTCGTCGCCAACGACCCGAAGGCGGCCGGCACTTCGGAGATCCTGGCCGAGACCGGCGGCGACAGCAGCACCCCCTACATCGCGGTCGGCGGCGCAGCCGCCCTCGCGCTGAGGGCTGCGGCCCTGTTCGCGTCGGTCCGGCGGCGCACGGTGAGCGGTGGCCGCGAGTGAGCCGTAGGGGCACGCCGGAGGCGAACGAGCAAAAGGCGCAGCACGCCCGCTGACACCCCTGGGGCTCCGGGGCCTGACCGGCGGCTCAGGCCGGTCAGGCCCCGGCGCCGTTCAGCTGGCCCCCGATGCGCAGGTGGTCGGGGTGGCGTGGGCCGGGTCGAGGGCGTTCGCCACCTCGTGGAAGGCGATCCGGCTGAACAGCCCGATGGACACATGCTCGGAGAAGTCGAGCGGGCACAGATCCTGGAGCAGGACGTTGCGCACGCCGGATCCGCTCAGGAACTGGCTCCGGTACGGCGTGACGATCTCGTCGTACTTGGTGGCGAGGACGGTGTAGCTGACGCCGGGGACGGTGTCGCCGCCCGCGTTGAGCTTGGCGAGGAAGGCGGAGCCGGCGATCTGGTCGGCGAGCGCCGGGGTGGCGGTGGTGAGCAGGTCCTCGGCGCCCGGGAAGTACGGCAGCAGCTTGGTCAGGCCGTTGAGGTCAGTGCCGTAATTGCTGGGCGCGATGCCGACGAGTGCCTTCACCTTGGCGGCGCCGCCGAGGAACTTGACGTAGTAGCGGGGCATCATGCCGCCCTGCGCGTGGCCGACGAGGTCGGTCTCGGTGGCGCCGGTCGCGGTGAGCACCTTGTCGACGAAGGTCTTCAGCTGCTCGGCCGACTTGTCGACAGGTCCGAGGCCGTGAAAGAAGGGGACGCCCGGCAGTTGGCCGTAGTCGA
This genomic window from Streptomyces sp. DG2A-72 contains:
- a CDS encoding DUF402 domain-containing protein gives rise to the protein MSANSADSKTFVDVVLVKAGRTKIRYPAQLLGDDGTRITVRAPWAGDTTRDFGFVRFESGDVFTEYYWRDRWYSVKEVRDARGELKGWYCDITRPAVLSGAELVVEDLDLDLWRSADSTDVRRLDEDEFAESGLERRDPEAAASAMAALDELEALALTGDFEALLA
- a CDS encoding triacylglycerol lipase, with translation MTPVVLVHGTFGNSVDNWLGLGLALYLKDRGYCVFSLDYGQLPGVPFFHGLGPVDKSAEQLKTFVDKVLTATGATETDLVGHAQGGMMPRYYVKFLGGAAKVKALVGIAPSNYGTDLNGLTKLLPYFPGAEDLLTTATPALADQIAGSAFLAKLNAGGDTVPGVSYTVLATKYDEIVTPYRSQFLSGSGVRNVLLQDLCPLDFSEHVSIGLFSRIAFHEVANALDPAHATPTTCASGAS
- a CDS encoding bifunctional 2-polyprenyl-6-hydroxyphenol methylase/3-demethylubiquinol 3-O-methyltransferase UbiG — encoded protein: MSDDENTHAGAVADWDAAALTFDDEPDHGLRDPDVRLAWADRLRAWLPPRPGDVLDLGCGTGSLSLLAAEQGHRVTGVDLSPAMVALARAKLAGRDAVFLVGDAAAPPVGEDRFDTVLVRHVLWALPDPGRALRHWRDLLRPGGTSHAFGSGGGRLVLVEGVWGTVSPVGIPADRLTELLAPLAGETRVERLSDQPRLWGRAVEDERYAVVVRL
- a CDS encoding GntR family transcriptional regulator, producing the protein MTLKIHIDDSAPPYEQVRAQISEQARAGVLPVGYRLPTVRGLAESLGLAANTVAKAYRALEADGVIETRGRNGTFVAAAGSAAEREAASAAQAYVERVRRLGLGEEEALAAVRDAVRAAYSKG
- a CDS encoding DUF72 domain-containing protein — translated: MTLFVGTSGWQYKDWRGVLYPADCPTRLWLEEYAKRFATVEINNAFYRLPTRENFEAWRERVPPDFVVGVKASRYLTHIKRLRDPEEPVHRLMTHAAGLGDRLGPVLLQLPPTLRADPGLLDACLACFPRGTRVAVEPRHHSWWTESIRQVLESRGAALCWADIQARPMTPLWRTTDWGYIRFHQGRAQPWPRYGRQSLTTWVHRITDTWTDGHDVYAYFNNDPGGAAVEDAVLFAGVARKAGLRVTRVPEQVPTT
- a CDS encoding GNAT family N-acetyltransferase, whose protein sequence is MTDDEIRPAAVADVPAVKSVTDAAYRPYIERIGVVPVPMEADHAANVAAGKVFVTGDPVIGLVVIETHEDHLFLDSIAVHPDAHGKGVGRRLLEFVDARARALGLPEVRLYTNVMMWENQKIYPKYGYEVIEHRADGPYDRIHYSKRLH
- a CDS encoding GNAT family N-acetyltransferase produces the protein MTVTVRELRPEIRADVEGFAHVRHLALPFYLVTPDSIAYDVNHAHPDAHYSPLVAVEDGEVIGTAQVGMVYDSPDPGQGYVNVYVRPDRTRRGAGALLVRAAEEHLAAQGATALFAWVLDEPGNHAFAERHGYRASRSAHFLRLDLVDGSLPPLQDLPPGVELRPAADFADDPRPLFTLDAETTSDEPSDVDYEFTDYEAWLESTWRHPLFSPELTSVALVDGRPAAFSAARTDGGTRYGTVMTGTARAFRGRGLAKLAKNDSLHRARAAGFTEAFTGNDAGNGPMLAINKWFGYEICATEVRYVRELG